One window of Nostoc sp. C052 genomic DNA carries:
- the modA gene encoding molybdate ABC transporter substrate-binding protein — protein sequence MKRRQIFGFLGIVVAGWLLAIGLPLVTPSPVIAQSNTNILVSAAASLKEALEEIKPLYQQSKSNINISYNFGASGALQQQIEQGAPADIFVSAGKKQVDALEEKGLLLPGSRTNLANNRLVLIVAQDVVGITSFYNLTDSKIKKIAIGEPRSVPAGQYGEQVLKKLKIYDRVKSKLVFANNVRQVLAAVESGNAEAGLVYATDAKISNKVKVVVAADDKFHSPIVYPIAVLKSSKNASAAKEFVQFLSGSQAKTVLKKYGFIVN from the coding sequence ATGAAAAGAAGACAAATTTTTGGTTTCCTGGGTATAGTAGTTGCTGGCTGGCTGTTAGCAATTGGTTTACCATTAGTTACTCCTTCTCCTGTAATAGCACAGTCAAACACCAACATACTTGTGTCCGCAGCTGCCAGCTTAAAAGAGGCGTTGGAAGAAATTAAGCCTTTGTACCAACAAAGTAAATCAAATATCAATATTAGTTATAACTTTGGGGCTTCTGGTGCGTTGCAACAACAGATTGAACAAGGTGCGCCAGCGGATATTTTTGTCTCTGCCGGCAAAAAGCAAGTTGATGCCTTGGAAGAAAAAGGACTATTGCTGCCAGGTAGCCGTACTAACTTAGCAAATAACCGTCTAGTCTTGATTGTGGCTCAGGATGTTGTTGGCATCACTAGTTTTTACAATTTAACAGATAGTAAGATTAAAAAAATTGCGATCGGTGAGCCTAGAAGTGTACCCGCTGGTCAATATGGAGAGCAAGTATTAAAGAAATTGAAAATTTACGATCGCGTCAAGTCAAAATTAGTCTTTGCTAACAATGTGCGTCAAGTTTTGGCAGCAGTAGAAAGTGGTAACGCCGAAGCAGGTTTAGTTTATGCAACTGATGCCAAAATTTCCAACAAGGTAAAAGTCGTAGTTGCTGCCGATGATAAGTTTCACTCACCAATTGTCTATCCAATAGCTGTACTCAAGAGCAGTAAAAATGCTTCTGCCGCTAAGGAGTTTGTCCAGTTTTTATCTGGTAGTCAAGCCAAAACTGTACTCAAAAAATATGGGTTTATCGTCAATTAA
- a CDS encoding peroxiredoxin, translating into MISRRTFLSILFASCISIISWLNFTTAANALGGKLPAINQPAPEFTLPTNTGDGKISLSDLRGKWLVLYFYPKDFTSGCTIEARRFQQDLPQYLEKNTQIIGVSADDIDSHAKFCDSEGLKFPLLADTDGSVSKAYGSWLGFLSMRHSFIIDPQGVLRETFVKVNPTIHSSEVLARLEKLQSAASA; encoded by the coding sequence ATGATTTCCCGCCGCACTTTTTTAAGCATATTATTTGCCAGCTGTATTTCTATCATCAGCTGGCTGAATTTCACTACTGCTGCGAATGCCCTTGGTGGTAAACTTCCGGCCATTAATCAACCCGCACCAGAGTTTACTTTGCCAACCAACACAGGTGATGGCAAAATTTCCCTCTCTGACTTGCGCGGTAAATGGCTAGTTCTCTACTTTTATCCTAAAGACTTCACCTCTGGTTGTACTATAGAAGCTCGTCGTTTTCAGCAAGACTTACCCCAATACCTCGAAAAAAATACCCAAATTATTGGCGTTAGTGCTGATGACATTGATTCTCATGCCAAATTTTGTGATTCAGAGGGACTAAAATTTCCCCTGTTGGCTGATACTGATGGTTCAGTAAGTAAAGCTTATGGTTCTTGGCTGGGCTTTTTATCTATGCGTCATAGTTTTATCATCGATCCTCAAGGTGTCTTGCGCGAGACTTTTGTCAAAGTCAACCCAACCATTCACAGTTCAGAAGTGCTGGCACGATTAGAAAAATTGCAGTCAGCGGCTTCTGCATAA
- the sipA gene encoding regulatory protein SipA: MSKEFAIGSKVRVVALPAYVKTAEPMPMLRPPNVIHIGEEGIVIDRRPGGYWGIRFTRGAFLLDSQYIESTDSPSESNLE, translated from the coding sequence ATGTCTAAAGAATTCGCAATTGGTAGTAAAGTCCGGGTTGTGGCGCTACCAGCCTACGTCAAAACTGCTGAACCCATGCCTATGCTGCGCCCTCCTAATGTGATTCACATTGGCGAAGAAGGCATAGTCATTGACCGTAGACCCGGTGGATATTGGGGTATTCGCTTTACTAGGGGGGCTTTTCTCTTAGATAGTCAATACATCGAAAGCACAGATAGCCCTTCCGAATCTAATTTAGAATGA
- a CDS encoding PAS domain S-box protein — translation MLTHFLADFGNNPLASCIKGEATLKGIRSLLAPYAVALLAVGSGLLLTLLLQPLLKPTIFLLFFAAVALSAWYGGIEAGLLATTLSTLAVSYFFLEPVFSLLVASLDSIRRLGLFVLVTTFITLLNSELRTAKQHLQTSLQKRQVSEARFRRLVESNIIGVIVANMDGAIAEANDVFLEMVGYSREDLLAGRVRWRDMIPPEYLEANNNAIAELKTKGVCQPFENQYIRKDNSRVPILLGCALLENTPEDVICFVLDLSQRKQVEQALSKSEERYRAFLEHSSEGIWCIELEVPISLDCPEDEQIQHFYQYVYLAECNNVMAQMYGCSSAEEIIGVRLGDFLVPSDPHNIAYLRNFIRSNYRLIDAESHEIDKQGNSKYFLNNLVGIVENGFLVRAWGTQRDITERKQAEAALRQREDELRLITNAVPVKISYVDSKQHYRFNNKGYEDWFGLPTSEISGKHIREVLGESVYQSILPYVETVLSGEQVTYETQLSDKDGKNHYVNVTYVPQFSQQEKVEGFVVLSTDITLQKLAEQERERLLEREQAARADAETANRMKDEFLATLSHELRTPLNAILGWSQILRRRKFDENLTGRALETIERNSRSLTQLIEDVLDVSRIIRGTLHLSMEQVKLATLIEAAIDTVYPAAQAKEISIKCRFDPEVEVVVGDVNRLQQVVWNLLSNAVKFTPKGGRVDVQLERIESCVQIQVSDTGGGIAAEFLPYVFERFRQADSSSTRSHGGLGLGLAIVRHLVELHGGTVCAKSPGIGQGATFVVSLPMKTI, via the coding sequence ATGCTTACGCATTTTCTAGCTGATTTTGGGAATAATCCTTTAGCTAGCTGCATAAAAGGAGAAGCTACATTGAAAGGAATACGTTCCCTTCTAGCACCCTATGCTGTGGCACTATTAGCTGTTGGTAGCGGATTACTACTAACACTATTGCTACAGCCACTACTGAAACCAACTATTTTTCTGCTGTTTTTTGCTGCCGTGGCGCTTAGTGCCTGGTATGGCGGTATAGAAGCAGGGTTACTGGCTACTACTTTGTCTACTTTAGCCGTCAGCTACTTTTTCTTAGAGCCAGTGTTTTCGCTCTTGGTTGCGAGTCTAGACAGCATACGACGCTTAGGCTTATTTGTACTGGTGACAACATTCATCACCTTGCTGAACTCAGAGTTACGCACTGCCAAACAACATCTGCAAACGAGTTTGCAGAAGCGACAGGTGAGTGAGGCAAGGTTTAGAAGGTTGGTAGAGTCCAACATCATTGGGGTAATTGTAGCCAATATGGACGGGGCGATCGCAGAAGCTAACGATGTTTTTTTAGAAATGGTAGGTTATTCGCGGGAGGATTTATTAGCAGGGCGAGTTCGATGGCGCGATATGATACCACCAGAATATCTTGAAGCTAACAATAATGCGATCGCAGAACTCAAAACTAAAGGCGTGTGTCAGCCCTTTGAGAACCAATACATCCGCAAAGATAACAGCCGCGTTCCCATCCTATTAGGTTGCGCTTTGTTAGAAAATACTCCAGAGGATGTTATCTGTTTTGTACTTGATTTAAGCCAACGCAAACAAGTAGAGCAAGCTCTTTCCAAAAGCGAAGAACGTTACCGCGCTTTTTTAGAGCATAGTTCAGAAGGTATTTGGTGCATCGAACTGGAAGTACCAATTTCGCTAGATTGCCCAGAAGATGAACAAATTCAACATTTTTACCAATATGTTTACTTAGCAGAATGCAACAATGTGATGGCACAGATGTATGGCTGTTCTAGTGCCGAAGAAATTATTGGTGTCAGACTAGGAGACTTTCTTGTTCCCTCCGATCCACATAATATTGCATACCTGCGTAATTTTATCCGTTCTAACTACCGACTAATTGATGCTGAGTCTCATGAAATAGATAAGCAAGGTAATTCCAAATATTTTTTGAATAATCTAGTGGGAATTGTCGAAAATGGCTTTTTAGTCAGGGCGTGGGGAACTCAACGCGACATTACAGAACGCAAACAAGCAGAAGCAGCACTGCGTCAACGAGAAGATGAACTACGCCTGATTACAAATGCTGTACCCGTCAAGATTTCTTATGTTGATAGTAAGCAGCATTATCGTTTTAATAATAAAGGATATGAAGACTGGTTTGGGCTTCCTACTTCCGAAATTTCTGGTAAACACATCAGAGAAGTTTTGGGAGAGTCAGTTTATCAATCAATCCTTCCTTACGTAGAAACAGTACTCTCAGGAGAGCAAGTAACTTACGAAACCCAATTATCCGATAAAGATGGCAAAAACCATTACGTGAATGTTACTTACGTTCCACAATTCAGTCAGCAAGAGAAAGTAGAAGGATTTGTTGTCCTAAGTACAGATATTACACTTCAGAAGTTAGCAGAGCAAGAACGCGAACGACTGCTTGAGCGCGAACAAGCCGCACGCGCCGATGCAGAAACAGCAAACCGAATGAAGGATGAGTTTCTGGCTACACTTTCTCATGAACTCCGTACACCACTAAATGCTATACTGGGTTGGTCACAGATACTTAGAAGACGCAAGTTTGATGAAAATCTTACTGGTAGAGCATTAGAAACAATTGAGCGTAACAGTAGATCCCTGACACAACTGATTGAAGATGTACTAGATGTGTCACGGATTATTAGAGGTACACTTCATCTAAGCATGGAGCAAGTAAAACTTGCAACACTTATAGAGGCAGCAATTGATACTGTGTATCCAGCAGCCCAGGCGAAAGAGATTAGTATCAAGTGTAGATTCGACCCAGAAGTAGAGGTAGTTGTGGGTGATGTCAACCGCTTGCAACAGGTTGTGTGGAATTTGCTCTCCAACGCCGTCAAGTTTACACCCAAAGGCGGAAGAGTTGATGTGCAATTGGAGCGGATTGAATCTTGCGTGCAAATTCAGGTGAGTGATACGGGAGGGGGAATTGCTGCCGAATTCCTACCCTATGTATTTGAACGCTTTCGTCAAGCAGATAGTTCTAGCACGCGATCGCATGGTGGACTAGGATTAGGATTAGCGATCGTCCGCCACTTGGTAGAATTACATGGTGGTACAGTCTGCGCCAAAAGTCCAGGAATTGGACAAGGGGCAACATTCGTTGTCAGTCTACCAATGAAAACTATTTAG
- a CDS encoding adenylate/guanylate cyclase domain-containing protein encodes MINPNTSDKTQLDALMSQGMSHWQMSSSLGESYKEQRQRFLLKRLQLQAQIMLISGLTLITFFLWANSQVQGKIYAFKIGIAVEIFTLICWGLCKTSIGRRYPNLIFLSLCWSVTCAIQIDVALLFNSLEPRTNFWNLMFLTQATIVPVQWWLHLIAQLGTISCYLILYLSYNPLLKNPSAFYIEQGLYFFWTCIICVFSVYLYERLRKKEFYARRAMELAQQKSERLLLNILPEMIAEQLKQQPTTIADSFLEVTVLFADIVGFTELSSRTSPAELVELLNTIFCLFDQLAERHGVEKIKTIGDAYMAVAGLPNQSNNHAPAIANMALDMQKAVATFNEENNQSFCIRIGISTGPVVAGVIGLKKFAYDLWGDTVNTASRMESHGIAGSIQVCEASYQLLKDKYLLEKRGLIQVKGKGEMMTYILKEINSKT; translated from the coding sequence ATGATTAATCCAAATACCTCTGACAAAACTCAACTAGATGCGCTCATGAGTCAAGGGATGTCCCATTGGCAAATGAGCAGTAGCCTTGGCGAATCTTACAAAGAACAGCGACAGCGCTTCCTGCTTAAGCGATTGCAATTGCAGGCTCAGATTATGCTGATTTCTGGCTTAACTTTGATTACTTTTTTCCTTTGGGCAAATTCACAGGTACAAGGCAAGATATACGCCTTTAAAATCGGTATTGCAGTAGAAATATTCACACTCATTTGTTGGGGTTTATGTAAAACCTCTATAGGTCGTCGTTACCCAAACCTAATTTTTTTGAGTTTATGTTGGTCTGTAACTTGTGCAATCCAAATTGATGTTGCTTTACTGTTTAATAGTCTAGAACCTAGAACCAATTTCTGGAATTTGATGTTTCTCACTCAGGCTACAATCGTTCCAGTACAATGGTGGCTACATTTAATAGCACAACTTGGGACAATTAGTTGCTATCTAATTTTATATTTATCGTATAATCCCTTATTAAAAAACCCATCAGCTTTTTATATTGAGCAGGGCTTATATTTCTTTTGGACTTGCATAATTTGTGTTTTCTCTGTATATTTATACGAACGCTTGCGAAAAAAAGAATTTTACGCCCGTAGGGCAATGGAACTAGCACAGCAAAAATCAGAACGGCTGTTACTAAATATTCTGCCAGAGATGATTGCAGAACAATTAAAACAACAACCGACGACTATTGCCGACAGCTTTCTGGAAGTTACGGTGCTATTTGCTGATATTGTTGGCTTTACAGAGCTTTCAAGTCGTACATCTCCTGCGGAGTTAGTTGAGTTATTAAATACAATTTTCTGTTTGTTTGACCAATTAGCAGAACGTCATGGTGTAGAGAAAATTAAGACTATTGGTGATGCATATATGGCTGTTGCCGGGTTGCCAAATCAATCTAACAATCATGCTCCAGCGATCGCTAATATGGCATTGGATATGCAAAAGGCTGTAGCTACGTTTAACGAAGAAAATAACCAATCCTTTTGCATTCGTATTGGCATTAGTACTGGGCCAGTAGTCGCAGGGGTGATTGGGCTGAAAAAGTTTGCCTACGACCTTTGGGGAGATACAGTCAATACAGCTAGTAGAATGGAATCTCATGGTATTGCAGGTAGTATCCAGGTTTGTGAAGCAAGTTATCAGCTTTTAAAGGATAAGTACTTATTGGAGAAACGAGGTTTAATTCAAGTTAAAGGTAAAGGTGAAATGATGACTTATATACTCAAGGAAATTAATTCAAAAACTTAA
- a CDS encoding DEAD/DEAH box helicase produces MARTPTLNFDRGTLILHPPPRGKGWMDYATWDDRVEKFRIPAVKYRSLVEALQAEDVYFIDEAKEFYPIDLVPTLEMEPYPHQTEALAAWKLAGRQGVVVLPTAAGKTYLAQMAMQSTPRTTLIVVPTLDLMHQWYAHLVAAFPDAEVGLLGGGSRDRTAILVATYDSAAIHAETLGNQYALIVFDECHHLPTDFNRVIAEYAIAPYRLGLSATPERTDGKHADLNILIGQEVYRKRAEDLAGKALAEHEIVQIKVKLSQLERERYNQLIQTRNDFLKQSKISLGSLQGWQMFVQMSARSQSGRRAMLAHREAKDIALGTDGKLRILINLLAEHYPARILIFTADNATVYRISQELLIPAITHQTPVKERHEILTKFREGKYNTLVASHVLNEGVDVPAATVAIILSGTGSAREYTQRLGRILRKGNIENKQAILYEVVAEDTSEEGTSARRRGERRAGEAGEAGGEKERKGKLQVVYGSGKERSLKAAEQLEINYSTGSSKSKIQNSADVTDRLTDASPKRGGDHSEETED; encoded by the coding sequence ATGGCTCGTACCCCTACATTAAATTTTGATCGTGGCACATTAATTTTGCATCCACCACCACGTGGTAAGGGTTGGATGGACTACGCTACATGGGATGATAGAGTTGAAAAATTCCGCATTCCAGCAGTTAAATACCGATCGCTAGTAGAAGCACTACAAGCGGAAGATGTTTATTTTATCGATGAGGCCAAGGAATTTTATCCTATAGATTTGGTTCCTACCCTAGAAATGGAACCCTATCCCCACCAGACTGAAGCGCTAGCGGCTTGGAAACTGGCGGGTAGACAAGGGGTGGTTGTGCTTCCCACGGCGGCGGGAAAGACTTATTTAGCGCAAATGGCGATGCAGTCAACACCACGCACGACGTTGATTGTAGTGCCTACTTTGGATTTAATGCATCAGTGGTATGCACATTTAGTTGCGGCTTTCCCTGATGCTGAGGTGGGATTGCTGGGGGGTGGTTCGCGGGATAGAACGGCTATTTTAGTTGCAACTTATGATAGTGCCGCAATTCACGCTGAAACGTTGGGAAATCAATATGCGTTGATTGTTTTTGATGAATGTCATCATTTACCGACAGATTTTAATCGAGTAATTGCCGAATATGCGATCGCACCTTATCGTCTGGGACTCTCCGCCACACCGGAACGCACTGATGGTAAGCACGCCGATTTAAATATCCTCATTGGACAAGAAGTATATCGCAAACGCGCCGAAGATTTAGCGGGGAAGGCGTTAGCAGAGCATGAAATTGTTCAAATTAAGGTAAAGTTATCGCAACTTGAGCGGGAAAGATACAACCAGTTAATTCAAACCCGCAATGACTTTTTGAAGCAATCAAAGATTTCTTTGGGAAGTTTGCAAGGTTGGCAAATGTTCGTGCAAATGAGCGCGCGATCGCAATCTGGACGTAGGGCGATGTTAGCACACCGAGAAGCGAAAGATATCGCTTTGGGTACTGATGGGAAGTTGCGAATTTTAATTAATTTATTGGCAGAACATTATCCAGCACGAATTTTGATTTTTACTGCTGATAATGCAACGGTTTATCGCATTTCTCAAGAGTTGCTAATTCCGGCAATTACTCATCAAACACCTGTGAAAGAACGGCATGAGATATTAACAAAGTTTCGAGAGGGTAAATATAATACTTTGGTTGCTTCTCATGTGTTGAATGAAGGGGTTGATGTCCCTGCGGCAACTGTTGCAATTATTTTATCGGGGACGGGTTCGGCTAGGGAGTATACTCAGCGCTTGGGGAGGATTTTACGGAAGGGGAATATTGAGAATAAGCAGGCGATTTTATATGAGGTGGTGGCGGAGGATACTAGTGAAGAGGGGACTTCGGCTAGGCGGAGAGGGGAGAGGAGAGCAGGGGAAGCAGGGGAAGCAGGGGGAGAAAAAGAGAGGAAAGGGAAGTTACAGGTTGTGTATGGGAGTGGGAAGGAACGGAGTTTGAAGGCTGCGGAACAGTTAGAGATTAATTATTCAACCGGAAGTTCAAAATCTAAAATCCAAAATTCAGCAGATGTTACCGACAGACTTACTGATGCATCGCCAAAACGGGGAGGAGATCATTCCGAAGAGACTGAAGATTGA
- a CDS encoding DUF790 family protein, translating to MLPTDLLMHRQNGEEIIPKRLKIDQKTSDLAIELINYFQSAVGKTQGVLERQLTDFEGDSTDYRVKRGLAYILKSSFCTFEVVSPLEPQMLRERVFSLAAKSVSSRESTQVTLSKIADELTQELEREVLLEQVRNGLYADLSENKILTVFDAPTAPDVLNRYNLSQVQGVFYKASQLVLNAHRNVPGEYKLLFRYLKLFQLMAYIEGDADHGFTITIDGPTSLFNPSTRYGLAIAKLIPALLHVTKWSLSSILQTRDAYTNAWKTGRFTLNSECGLVSHYPPGKPYDSMLEASFADKWDALKSGWALEREVDLIPIPGSVMIPDFRLVHADGRTFLLEIVGYWRPEYLQKKFSQVRRAGRDDLILAISERLNLEKAGVKLNDVPARIVWFKDKLLPKAVLAVMD from the coding sequence ATGTTACCGACAGACTTACTGATGCATCGCCAAAACGGGGAGGAGATCATTCCGAAGAGACTGAAGATTGATCAGAAAACTTCGGATTTGGCGATTGAGTTAATTAATTATTTTCAATCGGCGGTGGGGAAAACTCAAGGTGTGCTTGAGCGACAACTGACTGATTTTGAAGGAGATTCTACAGATTATCGGGTGAAGCGAGGATTAGCTTATATTCTCAAAAGTAGTTTTTGTACTTTTGAGGTGGTTAGTCCTTTGGAACCACAAATGTTAAGAGAACGGGTGTTTTCTCTGGCTGCAAAGTCTGTTTCTAGTCGAGAATCTACCCAAGTTACTCTGAGTAAAATTGCTGATGAGTTAACTCAAGAACTTGAACGAGAAGTTTTATTAGAACAGGTTCGCAATGGACTATATGCTGATTTATCTGAGAATAAAATTTTGACTGTTTTTGATGCACCAACAGCGCCAGATGTGTTAAATCGATATAACTTATCTCAGGTGCAGGGTGTGTTTTATAAGGCCAGTCAACTGGTGTTAAATGCTCATCGCAATGTTCCGGGAGAATATAAGCTGTTGTTTCGCTATTTAAAGTTGTTTCAATTGATGGCTTATATTGAGGGTGATGCTGACCACGGGTTTACAATTACGATAGATGGGCCGACGAGTTTGTTTAATCCTAGTACGCGATATGGGTTAGCGATCGCTAAACTTATTCCGGCTTTACTTCACGTTACTAAATGGAGTCTTTCTTCCATTCTTCAAACCCGCGACGCTTATACAAATGCTTGGAAAACTGGACGTTTCACTCTCAATTCTGAATGTGGTTTGGTATCCCATTATCCACCAGGTAAGCCCTACGATAGTATGCTAGAAGCATCCTTTGCAGATAAATGGGATGCGTTGAAAAGTGGTTGGGCGTTAGAGCGAGAAGTTGATTTGATACCGATTCCTGGTAGTGTGATGATTCCCGATTTTCGCTTAGTTCATGCTGATGGACGCACCTTTTTATTAGAAATTGTTGGTTATTGGCGGCCAGAATATTTACAAAAGAAGTTTTCTCAGGTGCGGCGGGCTGGACGTGATGACTTGATTTTGGCAATTTCCGAGCGACTTAATTTAGAAAAGGCGGGAGTAAAATTAAATGATGTTCCCGCCAGAATTGTTTGGTTTAAAGATAAGTTATTGCCGAAAGCTGTGTTAGCTGTAATGGATTGA
- a CDS encoding type II toxin-antitoxin system VapC family toxin: MQTTNSSVFIDTNILVYANLALSPFHVQATERLQALTEQGIDLWISRQTLREYLAAMTRRGDLTGNIPITSLVTDVRYFASYFRLVEDNLLVTERLLTLTEEIPSGGKQVHDANIVATMLVYGIPQLLTHNTSDFARFFGLITVLPLQG; the protein is encoded by the coding sequence ATGCAAACGACTAATAGCTCTGTATTTATCGATACGAATATTTTAGTTTATGCAAATCTAGCCTTGTCGCCATTTCATGTACAAGCGACAGAACGACTACAAGCGCTTACAGAACAAGGTATTGATTTATGGATTAGTCGCCAAACTTTGAGAGAGTATTTGGCAGCAATGACAAGACGAGGTGACTTAACCGGGAATATTCCTATTACATCTTTAGTGACAGATGTAAGGTATTTTGCTAGTTATTTTCGCTTGGTTGAAGATAATTTGCTAGTGACAGAAAGGTTACTAACACTCACGGAGGAAATTCCTAGCGGTGGTAAGCAAGTTCATGATGCAAATATTGTCGCTACGATGCTAGTTTATGGCATTCCTCAGTTACTCACTCACAACACAAGTGATTTTGCAAGATTTTTTGGGTTAATTACTGTCTTGCCATTACAAGGTTAA
- a CDS encoding PD-(D/E)XK nuclease family protein, which produces MQFDTQLLPRINATAKRENGKQYYVDAKGNRFPSVTTILNATKSQADRDRLLNWKARVGTEEATRITTSASRRGTQTHKQIERYLLGQNPVCPEASRPYWESIKPVLEQIDTVRLVEGSVFHHDLGYSGKVDCIASYQGIPCICEWKTADKPKGSIEHLYEHPLQLTAYIGAANEYYQDYGIQLKHALLVVAIPEMPAEVFWFESSVIKDYWEQWEKKVAQYWERRSIWS; this is translated from the coding sequence ATGCAATTTGATACCCAACTACTACCACGCATTAATGCTACAGCCAAAAGAGAAAATGGTAAACAATATTATGTAGATGCCAAGGGAAATCGCTTTCCCAGCGTGACTACAATACTTAATGCCACCAAATCACAAGCAGACAGAGACAGATTATTAAACTGGAAAGCGCGTGTTGGTACAGAAGAAGCTACCCGCATTACTACATCTGCTAGTCGTCGGGGAACCCAAACACACAAACAAATTGAGCGCTACCTCCTTGGACAAAACCCTGTTTGTCCCGAAGCAAGTCGCCCTTATTGGGAGAGTATCAAGCCAGTTTTAGAACAAATTGACACAGTTAGACTCGTGGAAGGCTCAGTTTTTCATCATGATTTGGGTTATTCTGGCAAAGTTGATTGTATTGCCAGCTATCAAGGTATTCCCTGTATTTGCGAGTGGAAAACAGCAGACAAACCCAAAGGTTCAATTGAGCATTTATATGAACATCCACTGCAACTTACGGCGTACATAGGAGCAGCTAACGAATATTATCAAGATTATGGCATTCAGCTAAAGCACGCTCTCTTAGTAGTAGCAATTCCAGAAATGCCAGCAGAAGTATTTTGGTTTGAATCATCAGTCATTAAAGATTACTGGGAACAATGGGAAAAAAAAGTCGCCCAATATTGGGAACGCAGAAGTATTTGGAGTTAG
- a CDS encoding type II toxin-antitoxin system RelE/ParE family toxin yields the protein MRNLAFDEIPQILTFEEITNLKKLQGYENAYRIRVGDYRIGLIFDGEIVLFQRVLHRKDIYRYFPK from the coding sequence ATTAGAAACCTTGCTTTTGACGAAATACCACAAATATTAACCTTTGAAGAAATTACTAACCTCAAAAAACTTCAAGGTTATGAAAATGCTTATCGCATCCGTGTCGGTGATTATCGTATTGGACTTATTTTTGATGGAGAAATAGTTTTATTTCAGCGAGTACTGCACCGGAAAGATATTTATCGTTATTTTCCCAAATAA